The Chitinophaga caeni genome segment CCGATCCATTCCGCTATCAAGCAAAATGGGAAGCCCATTTACCATCTCGCCAGGAAAGGTGTTGAAGTAAAAGTTGAGCCCCGTAAAATTTTCATTGAAGCTTTCGAAGTAACAGCAGTGAATTTACCGGTGGTAAGCTTTCGCGTAGTTTGTAGTACGGGTACATATATCCGTTCGCTGGCCAATGATTTCGGCGCCAAAATTGGTTGCGGTGGCTACCTGAGTAAACTTTGCCGCACGAAAATAGGTGAATTTACCTTGGAAGAAGCTGTAAATATGGATGAGTTCATTACCCAATTCAAAGGAGAAAAGGAAGCTTAGAAAGGATAGCCTATGGCGATGTTCCAAATAATATTGTTGCGTCGCCACGTGGCGCTTCCAAGATCCCAATCCTTGAAATACCAGCCGTTAGGGTTGTTGGTTGAATAAGGTTTCTTAAGCGGTATACCCCAATCGATGCGGAATACCAGGAACGAAAAATCCAGTCTCAAGCCTGCACCAGAGCCAACGGCCAAGTCTTTATAAAAATTCTTAAACTGAAAATCTGCACCGGCACGGGTCGTATCCCTTTTCAACATCCAGATGTTTCCAATATCCAGGAAAGTGGCGCCTTTCAGCAAAATACTCCCCCCGAACATGCGGAGTAAGTTGAACCGGTATTCTATATTCCCCTCTAATTTCATATCGCCCGTTTGATCGGGGAACTGTTGCGCAATACTCGATGTATCTAGGTAAGAACCCGGCCCTAGCGTACGCAATCTGAATGCGCGGATACTATTCGGACCACCGGCGGTAAACTGCCTGATATAAGGTAACACATCCGAGCGTCCATATGGGATACCTAAACCGGCATATACACGGGTAGCAATGCTCGATCTAAAATAATTCCAATAATGCCGGTACTCCGTTTCCAGGCGGACGAATTGCGAGATCGATACACCTGTACCCGATTCCAAGCTTGTTTTATGATTCGTTAATGAATATACTGCGTTATCGATCCCCTTCAACCACAAACCGGCCTCTTCCAGGCTTACCCTTACATACGAGTTTTGTTTCTGGTGGAAAATATCATTATTGCTATAAACAAATGTGGCGTTTTCTCCTCCGATGAACGCGGGTTCGAAGCTCCTTTTCAAGTAAGGACTTTGATCTACCACATCTGTTTTAAATTGGGGATTTAACTTTACGCCTACATAAGTTAAGTTAAAAGGGGTAAGTTGCCAACGTTTATAAATCGATTCACTCCATTCATAACCGAAGGAGCCGGAAACGTTGGTTATATCAAACTTATTAATACGCGACAAGTAATTTACACCCGCGGCTATCCTCGTTTTCACGGTAGCCCTGTTGCTTTGTCTCACTTTGAAGAACGGCGTAACGAAACGGGGTAATGTTACATCCACATTGATACCGTACTGGATAGACTGTAACTCGAAACGCCCGACATCGCGGATGACTTCAACGCCGCTCATGGCGCTTACTTTTAATTCGTTTGCAGCGCGGTTTAAGTTTAACCAGCGATGGCTCGCGTTAATACCGCTACCGATAAAATAATCGGAACTCGTTGTTACCTCGAAGTTCAAACTCAGTTCCCTTTTCTTGCGGGGCGTGAGGTAGATATATGCATCGAGCGAATACGGTTTGCTGGTACTTTCAATGTATTGCAAGTTCACGAACTGCCAAACGTTTAAATCATATAACTTGTTGATAGTGGTTGTATAGTTTTGAGTAGAATATTTATCGCCCGGGCGAACCAAGATTGACCTTGCCAATACCCTGGGCCTGATTATATCCTTGTTGTATCGTAATGTAAAGAACTTCCTATCATCTTCTTTCAACGTGCTATCAGTCGGGTTGCCGACCAAGCTGAAATCGGGGTACACATAAACATTATTGATATGAAATAACTTTTCCCCTTCGTTTACCGTATCTCCCGGTACCGGTTCAATATGAACTTCCACATCCATAGTTGGTTTTTCCAGCCGTTTGTTAGAGTCGAAGATTTCAAAAAGCCCTTCAAAGGGATTAATGGAGTTTCTTAGAACGGACTTATTCACCGTATCGAGCTCGAAGGAAATATAATCCCTGTTGAATTTATAATAGCCCGAATCCCGGATCACCCGCATTAGGCGGTCACGTTCGCTGCTGAGGGTAACACCTTTATAGGGAGCTTTATTTTTTATGAGCGATAGCGGTTTGTTTATTTCAACGATCCTCGCAATGGCGCTATCATGAATAGCATAAGTGATAGTATCCATGATAAAGCTTTTGCCGGTATTGACATTATAGTCGACGATAGTTTTCTTGTTCTTTGTTTTTGACTCGAAATCGACTTCGGCGTAAAAAAAACCTTGGTTCTCCAGGTAACTTTTCATGCGGGAAACGGATTCCAATATCTTGGTAGAATCATAGATCACCGGTTCGGCCATGTTGGATTCTCTCAGGAGAATACCCCAGAACCAGTTTGATTTTTTCTCATTGTATTTTTGATTATATAACCATGTTTTGAACCTCGTACCCAAGGTTTTGCGCTGGGGCTGCTGTACCGCCAAGGATTTGGAAGAAAGGGCGTTGCGCAGATCCTGTTTCTCCGCATTGGTCAGTTCCCCGGATATGTTAATGTCATTACCGATATATAAAGTTTGGCTTTCTTCCAGGTACTTGGTATTGGAGCAACCGAAAAAGAAGCAACTTGCCACGATAGCTAAGAAACAGTATGTTTTGGGTAAGTATGCTAATTTCGATTTTTGCTTCACTTGAGTACTTTATTACCTGGAAATTACGATCTATTTTTCAGATACCTAGATGGGGGTTATTTGCCAAATGAATTAATTCATGTAGGTTTGACCCCATGTTATCAAAGGCGCAAATTAAATATATTCAATCATTACAGCATAAAAAATACCGTCAAAAATTTAGCCAGTTCATAGCAGAGGGTGACAAAATTGTCCAAGAGCTGCTCCGGTTCAGGTTAGATAGCGTGGTTGCGGTATATGCGACCGGGATTTGGTTGGAACAACATAAACCGCTCCTGCCGGGCGATAACGCCCAATTGGAACTCGTGACAGTAGAAGAAGGCATATTGAAACAAATATCCTCCTTATCTACTCCGAACCATGCGATCGCCTTAGTAAAAATGTTTCCAGCGCCGGGGAAGATTGAATTGAAAGGAAAAGTTACTATAGCCTTGGAAAACTTGCAAGATCCGGGTAACATGGGAACGATCATTAGGATTGCCGACTGGTTCGGTGTATCTCAAGTTATTTGTTCCAAGGATACAGTGGATCCTTATAATGCAAAATCTATCCAGGCCACGATGGGTAGCTTTGCCCGCATCCCCGTATATGAAACCGATCTGCAATCTTTATTCGAAGCCCAAAAGGACGTACCGGTATATGCCGCTACTTTACATGGAAAAGATATTACGACATTCCCACCTATCAAGGAAGGGGTTATTTTAATTGGAAACGAATCCAGGGGCTTAAGTGAAGCCATTGTTAAAGCCAGCAGCCACGAAATTACGATACCGCGCATCGGCCATGCCGAATCCTTAAATGCGGCTATTGCCACCGGGATTATTTGCGGACGGTTATTATTATAATTTAAGTTCACTTTGGCGTTGCTGGCTTTCGAAGATTGATTTTTCGTGCTTGTTATTTTGAATTTTATTAATAAAATAATCTGAAATCCTGGCTAGTTCGAGCTTCCAAGTGGCCCGGATTCCTACCTGGAAGAACGTTCAGTTCCATTGAATATCTTGTTCGGCGGGATTAGGAACCCAACAATTGGCTGTTTATAGTGCAATGAGCAGGTGCGGTTGCGAATTCAATAAAATTTTAAGTGTCCTTAATTGTGCGTGGTCCATAGCTTGGAAGCTCGAACCAGCAGGCATCTCTGTGATTGCTAGGTCTAAAGCTTAAATAATAATGATATTATTTGAACTGAATTGCCTTTACAGGAACTATTCTCCTGATGATTGCAGCGGGTATCAATATTACGAATACACAAACGAGCAGGGTGCCGATATTGATGGCAATCACTTTCCACCATTGAATTGCAATCGGGACAACATTCATATAATAAGTTTCCTCGGGGAGTTTGAAGAAGCCGGTGGTTGATTGAAAGTAGCAAAAGCCGAGCCCAAGCAAGTTGCCGGCAAGGATACCTATGATAACAATGTAAGCTGCTTGGTAAATAAATATTCTTTGTATTTCACGGTTGTGCATACCGATTGCCTTCAGAATACCAACCATATTCGTCCGTTCCAAAATCAATATCAGGATGGCTGTTATCATATTAATAATGGCTACTATAATCATGATAATGATGATAATGATCTCGTTTTTTTGTTGTAACTGTAGCCAATCGAAAATGTTGGGATAAATCTGTTCCATCGTTCTCACGGCGAGTTCCATCGGCAAAAAGTCGAGCATGTCGTAGGCGATCGGCTCCGTTTTTTGATAATCATTTACAAATACCTCGTATCCGCCGATTTGATTCGGTTCCCAATCGTTTAACTTTCTCACCAGCGAGAGGTCGCCCACCAGGTAGGTGTTATCATATTCATCGATCCCTGTTTTGTAGATCCCGGCAATTTTCAGCTTCCTGGCTCTCGGAGCCATACCCGCGCCCTGGATGAAATACACGATCATTGGGTCGCCTAATTTCAATTCCAGGCGGTTAGCCATGGCCGCAGAAATCAGCACATCATTGGAATAAGTACTATCATTAAACGTAATAAATTTTCCCTGGGTAATGAATCGCTGCCAATTTTCCAGGTGGTAATCTTTATCAACCCCTTTAAAAATTAAGCCTTCTGTTTCGGAATTTGTTTTCACGATAACAGACTTATTCACGAAAGCATTGATCGACTTTACCCCGGGCATGGATAAGATTGAATCTTCAATTTGGGGATTCTTATCGAAAGGCATCTGTTCGCTTAAGGGACCTGAATTTGGAGAGTACTTGGTAATATGAATATGTCCCCAAAAGCTGAAGATTTTTTCCTGCACCGTTCTTTGGAAACCATGGATCATGGAAGTGGCAACGATCATCACGGCCACGCTGATCGTGGTAGCGATAATTGCAATCCGGATGATGAATTTTGAAAATGAAGAAGCTTTATTAAATGCGATTCTTTTTCCTATAAAGTACGATGCCTGCATGGATCTTGATTTACCCAGCTTCAAACCTAATTAAAATTTATTAATTGATTATGATTTATGTACATACCTTGAAATTAACCCGGGGCATTTCTTGGCTGAAAGGTAGTTAGGGGGCTATTTCCTCAAATAATTGTAACTTGACCTTTATATTCTATGATGTTATGAAGAAGATTTCAGCGTTATTCAATTGTTTTTGGCTTTGTTTGTTGATCAGTGTTCAAGTGCTGGGACAGGGAGGTGTTTCACCGGATCATGTTTATTTACCGAACATAAAGAGCGTAAAGTTTAACCAGGCGGGCGATTTTTTAACCGTCCCGGTGATGGGATTATCAAATCCTTC includes the following:
- the tamL gene encoding translocation and assembly module lipoprotein TamL, which gives rise to MKQKSKLAYLPKTYCFLAIVASCFFFGCSNTKYLEESQTLYIGNDINISGELTNAEKQDLRNALSSKSLAVQQPQRKTLGTRFKTWLYNQKYNEKKSNWFWGILLRESNMAEPVIYDSTKILESVSRMKSYLENQGFFYAEVDFESKTKNKKTIVDYNVNTGKSFIMDTITYAIHDSAIARIVEINKPLSLIKNKAPYKGVTLSSERDRLMRVIRDSGYYKFNRDYISFELDTVNKSVLRNSINPFEGLFEIFDSNKRLEKPTMDVEVHIEPVPGDTVNEGEKLFHINNVYVYPDFSLVGNPTDSTLKEDDRKFFTLRYNKDIIRPRVLARSILVRPGDKYSTQNYTTTINKLYDLNVWQFVNLQYIESTSKPYSLDAYIYLTPRKKRELSLNFEVTTSSDYFIGSGINASHRWLNLNRAANELKVSAMSGVEVIRDVGRFELQSIQYGINVDVTLPRFVTPFFKVRQSNRATVKTRIAAGVNYLSRINKFDITNVSGSFGYEWSESIYKRWQLTPFNLTYVGVKLNPQFKTDVVDQSPYLKRSFEPAFIGGENATFVYSNNDIFHQKQNSYVRVSLEEAGLWLKGIDNAVYSLTNHKTSLESGTGVSISQFVRLETEYRHYWNYFRSSIATRVYAGLGIPYGRSDVLPYIRQFTAGGPNSIRAFRLRTLGPGSYLDTSSIAQQFPDQTGDMKLEGNIEYRFNLLRMFGGSILLKGATFLDIGNIWMLKRDTTRAGADFQFKNFYKDLAVGSGAGLRLDFSFLVFRIDWGIPLKKPYSTNNPNGWYFKDWDLGSATWRRNNIIWNIAIGYPF
- a CDS encoding RNA methyltransferase produces the protein MLSKAQIKYIQSLQHKKYRQKFSQFIAEGDKIVQELLRFRLDSVVAVYATGIWLEQHKPLLPGDNAQLELVTVEEGILKQISSLSTPNHAIALVKMFPAPGKIELKGKVTIALENLQDPGNMGTIIRIADWFGVSQVICSKDTVDPYNAKSIQATMGSFARIPVYETDLQSLFEAQKDVPVYAATLHGKDITTFPPIKEGVILIGNESRGLSEAIVKASSHEITIPRIGHAESLNAAIATGIICGRLLL
- a CDS encoding ABC transporter permease encodes the protein MQASYFIGKRIAFNKASSFSKFIIRIAIIATTISVAVMIVATSMIHGFQRTVQEKIFSFWGHIHITKYSPNSGPLSEQMPFDKNPQIEDSILSMPGVKSINAFVNKSVIVKTNSETEGLIFKGVDKDYHLENWQRFITQGKFITFNDSTYSNDVLISAAMANRLELKLGDPMIVYFIQGAGMAPRARKLKIAGIYKTGIDEYDNTYLVGDLSLVRKLNDWEPNQIGGYEVFVNDYQKTEPIAYDMLDFLPMELAVRTMEQIYPNIFDWLQLQQKNEIIIIIIMIIVAIINMITAILILILERTNMVGILKAIGMHNREIQRIFIYQAAYIVIIGILAGNLLGLGFCYFQSTTGFFKLPEETYYMNVVPIAIQWWKVIAINIGTLLVCVFVILIPAAIIRRIVPVKAIQFK